The Corynebacterium halotolerans YIM 70093 = DSM 44683 region CTAGCCCCGACAGCGGGAATCCACCGGTCCCGGAACTGCCCCGGGATACGGGGTTACCGGGCCTGTTGCGGCGTTGCCGCAGGGGATCCTCTATACTGGGCGGTCGATCGTGTTGAAAGTGGGACGTCGTCGTCGCCACCCCACCGTCCCGGAGGGAACGGAGCGGGGCAAGTCGACGGGCAGGCGGCCCTATTTTTTCACTAGTGTGGCCTAGACATAACGTGGTGCGGCACCGCAGGGGCGTCGACACCTGACCACACGGACGAGTTAGCAAGGCGAAAGGGCGTACGTGGCAGCCACTGAATCTTCAGGCAAGGCACTCGCGGACGGCGGCGAAGACAACGCGGCGACCGCCGCGAAGCAGACCGTCGCCAAGAAGACGGCGAAGAAGACCGCCAGAAAGACCGCACGCAAGGCGGCCCCCCGCACAACCACCCCGGCACCGGCGCAGACTCCGGCACCGGAACCGGCGGCTGCGGTCGGCTCCGCCGATTCCGGCGTGTCCGGGGACACCACCGGAGCGGACCTGAGCGAGGAGGCCGCTCCGGTGCAGAAGGCCGCCAAGAAGGTGGCCAAGAAGACGGCGAAGAAGGCGGCCAAGAAGACCGCCCGCAAGACGGCCAAGAAGACCACCAAGAAGACCACCGCCAAGAAAGCGACGGCGGAGGCGGAGGCCCAGGATCCGGAGCTCGAGGTCGACGAGCTCGAACCCGTCGAGGAGGACCCGGACTTTGATCCGGCGATCGCCGACGAGGACGAGGAGTTCGACACCGACCTCGAGGGCGATGACCTCACCGAGGATGATGACGAGGAGGAAGAGGAGGCGGAGGACGCCGGCGCCTCCGTCTGGGACGAGGACGAGTCCGCCGCTCTGCGGCAGGCCCGCAAGGACGCCCAGTTGACGGCCTCGGCCGACTCCGTGCGTGCCTACCTCAAGCAGATCGGCAAGGTCGCCCTGCTCAACGCCGAGCAGGAGGTCTCCCTGGCCAAGCGCATCGAGGCCGGCCTGTACGCGGACTACCGCATGCAGCAGATGGAGGAGGCCTTCGCCGCCGGCGACAAGGACGCGAAGCTCACGCCGGCGCTCAAGCGTGACCTGCGGGCCATCTCCCGTGACGGACGCAAGGCCAAGAATCACCTGCTCGAGGCCAACCTGCGTCTCGTGGTCTCCCTGGCCAAGCGCTACACCGGCCGCGGCATGGCCTTCCTGGACCTCATCCAGGAAGGGAACCTGGGCCTCATCCGCGCGGTCGAGAAGTTCGACTACTCCAAGGGCTACAAGTTCTCCACCTACGCCACCTGGTGGATCCGCCAGGCCATCACGCGCGCGATGGCCGACCAGGCCCGCACCATCCGCATTCCGGTGCACATGGTGGAGGTCATCAACAAGCTGGGCCGGATCCAGCGCGAGCTGCTGCAGGATCTGGGCCGCGAGCCCACCCCGCAGGAGCTGGCCAAGGAGATGGACATCACCGAGGAGAAGGTCCTCGAGATCCAGCAGTACGCGCGCGAGCCGATCTCCCTGGACCAAACCATCGGTGACGAGGGCGACAGCCAGCTCGGCGACTTCATCGAGGACTCCGAGGCCGTCGTCGCCGTCGACGCCGTCTCCTTCACCCTCCTGCAGGACCAGCTGCAGGACGTCCTCACGACGCTGTCCGAGCGCGAGGCCGGCGTCGTCCGCCTGCGCTTCGGCCTGACGGACGGCATGCCGCGCACCCTCGACGAGATCGGCCAGGTCTACGGCGTCACGCGTGAGCGTATCCGTCAGATCGAGTCGAAGACGATGTCGAAGCTGCGCCACCCGTCGCGCTCGCAGGTGCTGCGCGACTACCTCGACTAGTCCCCCCCCAGCGGCGCAGAAGGCCCCGCCTCCCGGGCACCGTCTCAACGGTGCGCGGGAGGCGGGGCCTCGTCGCTCCCGGGATCGGACCGGGAGGTCAGCCCCGGCGGTGGGGGTTCTCCGGCGGCCCCGGTTGCCGCGGCGGCAGGGGCATCGGCTGCCCCGCCGTGGGGGCGTAGCGCTCCCGGAGCCCGTCGCGGCCGTAGCTCAGCCGTCGGTGGACCCACTCGAAGGGGCCCGGTTTGCCGGCGAGCTCGAGTCCGTAGGCGGCCGCCAGGGTGATCAGCCAGACGACGGTGGCCCAGATCAGCAGCTGGAAGGCACCCTCATTCTGCCCCAGCCCGAAACCGAAGGGCAGGACCAGGATGACGAAGAGCAGCGACTGCAGGATGTAGCCGCTCATGGAGCGCTTGCCCAGTGCCGTCAACGCCACCAGTGGCGGCGAGAGGCGCGCGCCGCGTCCGTCCGCGTGGGCGTCGTCAATGCGCCGCTGCAGCCCGCGGCAGGCCAGGGTGACACCGGCGACGATGGCCGGGCCGGTGAGCAGGCCGAAGCTCGTGTTGAGCATCGACCACAGCCCGGTGCTCCCCGGCGCGATCACCCCGATCTCGGCGAGGCCGCGGGGAAGGCCGATCAGCAGGACGACGGCGGCGCCGACCCACACC contains the following coding sequences:
- a CDS encoding RNA polymerase sigma factor — protein: MAATESSGKALADGGEDNAATAAKQTVAKKTAKKTARKTARKAAPRTTTPAPAQTPAPEPAAAVGSADSGVSGDTTGADLSEEAAPVQKAAKKVAKKTAKKAAKKTARKTAKKTTKKTTAKKATAEAEAQDPELEVDELEPVEEDPDFDPAIADEDEEFDTDLEGDDLTEDDDEEEEEAEDAGASVWDEDESAALRQARKDAQLTASADSVRAYLKQIGKVALLNAEQEVSLAKRIEAGLYADYRMQQMEEAFAAGDKDAKLTPALKRDLRAISRDGRKAKNHLLEANLRLVVSLAKRYTGRGMAFLDLIQEGNLGLIRAVEKFDYSKGYKFSTYATWWIRQAITRAMADQARTIRIPVHMVEVINKLGRIQRELLQDLGREPTPQELAKEMDITEEKVLEIQQYAREPISLDQTIGDEGDSQLGDFIEDSEAVVAVDAVSFTLLQDQLQDVLTTLSEREAGVVRLRFGLTDGMPRTLDEIGQVYGVTRERIRQIESKTMSKLRHPSRSQVLRDYLD